The following is a genomic window from Candidatus Atribacteria bacterium ADurb.Bin276.
CTTTTTCGCCAATCAAAAGAATTTGCGCTTCCTTCTGGATAATCTCTTGAGCAAGAGAAGAGGTAAGTTTTTGCGTTTTGCCATGAAGAGAAAGAATTATAGCCAGCAAAGGATTGACAGCAAGTTCATAAGGTCCATGACGAAATTGACCCGCGGAAAAAACGGCAAAAAGCTCCTTTGCACATTCCGAAAAGCATAGATTCCCATGCCAAGCCGAACTCAGAGCTGGCCCGCGGGCGATGATTACCTTATGATGCGATGGTTGGATGATATCCAATTCATCAAGTAGGTCATTACACCAGCTCTCCGAATTTTCAATTACTTCTTCGATCTCATCAGCAAGTTGATCCAATAAAGAACGTAATCCGTTTATTTCATTTTGTGTACTTATCCAAGATAATGACAAGAGATTCAAAAGCGCTAAGGTCGCAGTGTGTGCTTTGGTAGAGGTTATTGACTCTTCCGTGCCCGAAAGAATATCAATGGTTTCCGCACACAACTTACCCATCGTACTCTTTATTTGCGCTGTAAAACCAATAATCTGATCATTATTTGGACATCTCTTAATAACTTCAACAACTTCAAATGATTCACCTGATTGAGATATGCTGATAAGAGTATCTTCTTTATTTATACTATTTAACCCATAGTGCAACAACTCAGATGCATCAATCCAGACAACGGGATAACCATGGTCTAAAAGTCTTAGATAGGCTGGATAAGCAGCAAACAAAGAACTTCCCATGCCAGTTATTATGATTTTTCCTTTTTTCGGTGCTTTCCAGCTGAATAATTTGCCATCAATAAGGTATTTTTTTGATATTTTTCTAATCAATTCAGGTTGTTCTTTAATTTCCTTAAACATCCTGTTCAAAAGAATGCCCCCCTCATCAGCCTTTATAGATTTGAAACGGATGATTGAATAACCTTTTTTTATTATCTATTTTGAAAATATAGAATCGAGTGAAATTTGAACAAACAAAAAAG
Proteins encoded in this region:
- the nodM gene encoding Glutamine--fructose-6-phosphate aminotransferase (isomerizing); the protein is MNRMFKEIKEQPELIRKISKKYLIDGKLFSWKAPKKGKIIITGMGSSLFAAYPAYLRLLDHGYPVVWIDASELLHYGLNSINKEDTLISISQSGESFEVVEVIKRCPNNDQIIGFTAQIKSTMGKLCAETIDILSGTEESITSTKAHTATLALLNLLSLSWISTQNEINGLRSLLDQLADEIEEVIENSESWCNDLLDELDIIQPSHHKVIIARGPALSSAWHGNLCFSECAKELFAVFSAGQFRHGPYELAVNPLLAIILSLHGKTQKLTSSLAQEIIQKEAQILLIGEKEFSFSERSHRFKFLPIHCNDEYFAPMIAIVYLQIIAYYAAIRKDIEPGTAQIVSKMTLKE